One Klebsiella electrica genomic window, ATCCTCACGCAGGTCGGTTTCAGAAAACGCTTTAATGCAGTCGTAAAGCGCTTTTATTGACCCCTGTAACCCCTGCTCGACAAACCCTTCGCGCACCGCTTTTGACTCCATGTCCTCGACGATCGTGAGCAATCACGCGGAATCCCTGCGATCCGAGAAACAGCATTTGATCTTCAAAAGCATCAGCCGTTAACGGCCAGCCGTGGCTAAATACCACCGGTTGCCCGCTTCCCCAGTCTTTAAAATACAGATAACTACCGTCGTTAAGAGTAAGTTTGTCAAAACCGCTCATTTCAGTCTCCTGTACTGGAAGGGTACTACCTGATACCGCTTAAAAAGGATAAGACAGATTTTTCGGTTGTGACGGCATTATCATAAATTTCATCTCTCCCTTTCGGCGATCATCGCTTAATGTGCGTTTAATCACTTCAAACTGCCGACAAGTCTCAGTATGATGGGACGACATTAACCCTTGCCTTTCGGTGAGGGTTTTCTTTTACGGACAGGTTCCTGGATAACACGGAGTATGCGATGACCAGACCCGCAATCATCATTAATGAGCTCGATGCAGAACGCATCGACAGGCTGCTCGAACAGCCGGCTTTCGCTAATTCCCCGGTGGCAGATGCGCTGAACGACGAGCTGGATCGCGCGCAAATGCTGGCACCGGAAGCAATGCCGCATGATGTCGTCAGCATGAACAGCAAAGTCAGATTTCGCGATTTGACCAGCGGTGAAGAGCGCGTGCGGACACTGGTGTTTCCCTCGCAGGTGACGGACAGCGCAACCCAGCTTTCCGTGCTCGC contains:
- the rnk gene encoding nucleoside diphosphate kinase regulator, whose amino-acid sequence is MTRPAIIINELDAERIDRLLEQPAFANSPVADALNDELDRAQMLAPEAMPHDVVSMNSKVRFRDLTSGEERVRTLVFPSQVTDSATQLSVLAPVGAALLGLKVGSAIHWELPGGASAHLEVLELLYQPEAAGEFHR